CTTAATTCGGCACACTCCGCATCTCGCTCTCAGATGACTCTACGGCTCGTATAGATTTTTAGACACTCGTTCCGCCGACTCCGGACCTAAAGGCCCTACGTCACTCCGCTCTGCTAAAAATCCGAGCCTACCTCGGAATACTCACCCCGCGCTTGGCGCTCCCTGGCTCGCATCGGATGATGAACCCTTTTCGTGAGGTATAGAGTCTATCATGGACTCTATCTCCTCTTTTTGCTTCTTCGTTGTTTTAGGATCCTTTAATATTTTTTCTAACTGAATTAACTTATCTAATACTTTTTTGTTTCTAATTTGCATCGAAGGCATCTTTATTTATCCTATATTTTTTCGATAAATAGGGAATGTATTCCCTATTTAAAAATAAACTTACCGGCTAACCATATTGATCAACATTAATAACAAACGGAAATAAAAGAATATCCACGTCTTTTGACAACTCATCTACAACCTGACCAGCGCACCCTTCACCAACATTATTTATTACCTATATATTCTAGGTTACTACTCCGATCTTGTATTCAGGCATACTACATTCCAAAAACTTAAATACTTGTTTAGGAAGAAAACCTTACCAAACTAAAATAAAAACACATAAATATATAAAACAAACTCTGTTTTCTTATATATAAAAAATAAATTTCGCTTATAGTAACATGTAAAATAAGTTTGATAATTAATAAAAACTTCTATTTTTCTATATTGTTAGCTATTGGCAGCCCTCCCCTAAAATAGTACAAATGATAAGTAGAATCTTCTGTTAAATTAACTTAGACAGGAGAAGGAAGATGAAACGATCAAAATTAACAGAGTCACAGATTGTAGCCATGCCCAATGAAGGCGAAGCCGATGTTAAAGTTGAAGATATTTTCCGTCAGTATGGCATTGCTAAAAGCAGCTACTACAAATTCAGATCCAAATACAAGGGATGAGTGTTTCGGATCTACGACGCTTAAAATCACTGAAAGAGGAAAACCGTCGCCTAAAACAGATGTACGTAGACATTAGCCTAGAGGGCAAAGTGCTCAAGGATATTGTTGAAAAAAAGCTATAACCGCA
This genomic stretch from Piscirickettsia litoralis harbors:
- a CDS encoding transposase, which encodes MKRSKLTESQIVAMPNEGEADVKVEDIFRQYGIAKSSYYKFRSKYKG